GGGGGTGACGCAATAGCATGTCATATGCTACCAATAGTACTGCAACGGGTAGCAAGGGAATGGTTCAACAATTTGCCAGCGCAGAGCATAACAGGCTTTGCGGATCTGCGCTCAAGATTCTTATTAAATTTCCACAACCTGCGCGCTCGCAAAAGAACACATGTTGAATGTCACGACATTAAACAAAAGCAAAAAGAAAGTTTGGAGGAAGTCATCGATAGGTATACCAAGGAAGTGGCAAAAATACAAGACCTCCCAGAGAGTCAAAAGGTGTCCGGTTTTATATACTGCATAGCACCGATAGACATCTCTCTTTGTGGCAGCGGCTGCGCAAAAGAGTACCAGAAACTTTCACGGAGGCTATAAAAGAAACACATGACTATATGCGTGCGCAAGAGGATATAAAACAAAACCGTAGAAGCAACTCTTCGTACATGGACATTGATGAAGATTATTATCGGACGCAAAGAAGAGCATCAGAGCATGGTAAACGGTATAATAACAATGGACCGTCCCGAAGCGGTAATTACAATAACGATAAATACTGCAAATTTAATAACAACAAAGGGGGAGGAAGTCAGAGGTACAAAAGTAATCACACCGACAACGTCGCATTAGTAAAAGATCTCACGAAAATGCCAAAAGAAATTCTGGCTATAGAGGCAGCGTGGAAAGACTTCGATCCCCTGGTCCCTATGTCAAAATATGGGAATAGGGATAAAAGAAAGTTTTGTGACTTTCATGATGATTACGGTCACGAAACAAATGAATGTCGGCATCTAATCGAAAAGGTGGTTGCCGAACTTAAGAAGGGAAGATTACAACACTTGAAGAAAAGTGGAAAAGCATCAAGCGAGAAGTCGAAAGGAGAAAAAGAATATTCGTGGCAAAAGAAGAATGATGGAAGGGAAACGGATAAAACCATTAATATGGTAATCAGCGGACGAGCAAATCAGAGACGCAAGTTAGAATTATCTAAAGAGTGGGAAAACACTCCCATCATGTTCCCGGTCATAGCACAGGAACCCTCAGATGCGCCCATCACAATTAAAGGACGCGTTAAAAGCTGCGGGTACATCATAAAGTAATTACATATAGAAACTGGCTGTGGTGTTGATATAATGTACGAATATTGTTTCCACTTGCTGCCAGGAGCAGTGCGAGCCAAGCCAATAGCTCCAAGCACCGCATTATCAGGATTTTCTGGGGAGTCTGCATGGCCAGTTGGGATTATTGAATTAGAGCTAGAGCTGGTAGATTATGATAATAAGGAGTTGGTAAGAAGTACAACAATAGAATTTCCTGTATTAAGGTCTTACTCAAAGTATAATGCGCTCTTGGGACGCACAACTTTGCAAAAGCTGGGAGCTATCCCTTCCACAGTGCATGGCCTTATCAAGTTCCCAACACCATTAGGAATTGCAACACTAAGGTCAGAAAAACACGATGCAAATGTTACAGCCGTAGAACAAGCAGAAAAATAGCCAAGCGAGGCAGAACAGCTTCGAAGCTGCATGATTATCACAAACCCGCGATATCCAGAGCAAAAAATCAAAATCGGCGGAGGATTATCCGATGAGACAAAGTTTAAGCTTCGTAACATATTAGCTTCTAATACAGATGTCTTTGCATGGAAAGAAGCAGACATGACTGGCGTACCAAGAGAAATTACTGAGCATAAACTTAATGCAAATCCAAGTCTGACGCTAGTACGACAAAAGAAATGTGGTATGGCACCAGAAAGGTGCGAATGGTTCAAAGCGAAGGTTGACAAGTTGGTCAATGCAAATATATTACGAGAGGTAAGGTACCAAACGTGGGTAGCAAACCCGGTACTGGTAAAAAAGCCTGATGGGTCATGGCGTATGTGTGTCGACTTCACTTTCATTAACAAAACCTGTCCCAAAGACAATTATCCTCTATCCGAAATAGACTGGAAAGTCGAGTCAATGGTAGGCTTCcgatataaatgttttctggatgcgtacaaaggataccatcaGATACAGATGGCAGCAGATGATGAGGATAAAACTGCTTTCCACACAAGCCAGGGAATGTACTGCTATACCAAGATGCCATTTGGTCTAAAGAATGCGGGAGCAACATACCAGCCCGTAATAGACAAGGCTTTTAAAGGTCAGATTGGCAGAAATTTGGAAGCGTATGTTGATGATCTGGTGATAAAAAGCACAACAGAACAAGGTTTGTTGGAAGATATATTAAAAACGTTTGCATCATTGAGAAAGATAAATATGAAGCTCAACCCGTCGAAGTgcagttttggagaagaagaaggaaagtTTCTTGGTCATATAATAACTGAGCGTGGGATACACGCAAATCCAAAGAAAATAGAGGAAATCAAAAATATGCCGTCACCCAGAAATaaaaaagaagtgcaaagtttaacGGGTAAATTGGCGGCATTAACAAGGTTCTTATCAAAATCCGCAGAGCTATCGCTCCCCTTTTTCGGGACATTAAAAAATTGCTTAAAGAAAACGGATTTCAAATGGACAGAGGAAGTAGAAGTGGCATTTTAGGAAATGAAAAAGTTGTTAAAAGAGTTGCCGACAATGACTGCGCCGATTGTGGGAGAAACATTGATACTATACTTAGCAGCATCAAAAGAAGCAATAAGTTCAGTATTGATAGCAAACATGGGACAAGTACGCGCTTCAAAACAAAATCTAGTTGTTTCTTATTCAATAGtcatttatcatatatatatattatgctgTGCGGACAGGTGCAAATGCCTGTATATTATGTTAGCAAAGGTTTAACAGGAAGCGAATTAAACTACCCTGCAATTGAAAAACTGGTTTATGCGCTCGTGCATACGACTAGACGCTTAAGGAGATATTTCCAAGCACATCCAATAATGGTCCTAACAGACCAGCCAATAAAGCAGGTATGTCAAAAAACAACGTATTGTCAAAAAACTTAAAATTGCTTGATAAATTCTAGCAAGTTTACATTCGCTGACACTTGTTGAGCAAGTGCTATATAAACCAGAAAATTCtggtcgcatggccaaatgggctattgaattgggtgagcatgagataagcttctcaccaagaagtgcggtaaaaggacaagtcctagcagattatctggctgaaacagccggagatatcgaagtctcgcatgaatcaaaagaaataccacctcTACCCGAGCAGTTGTGGGAAATGCACACAGATGGGGCTTGTGGTCCAGAAGGTGCAGGGGCAGGAATAGTCCTAAAAAGTCCAGAAGGAGAAGAATATACCTTCGCGCTGCACTTTAGCTTCCCTGTAACAAACAATGAAGCTGATTATGAAGCATTGTTATCCGGAATACGGGTAGCAAAATATCTGGAGGTAAAAGAGATGTCTGTATATGTCGATTCGCAGCTAGTTACAAACCAATTCAACGGGATATTTGAAGCACATGATGAATCGATGTAAAAGTACTTGAAACTTGTGCAAGAGCTCGCGGTGGACTTCGATTTATTTCACATAACTCAGGTTTCAAGAACATTAAATAAAAAGGCAGATGCGCTCAGTAAGTTAGCCGCCTTAACATTCAGCCATTTAAAGAAAGAAATTTGGGTCGAGGAAGTAAAAGTAAAATCCATCGAGACAGACTGTGTATCTGCCGCAGTTGAAGAAGAGGAGTAGAGTTGGATGACATCGATAGTAGAATTTCTGAACAAAGGAACACTGCCAATAGATTCAATAGAAGCAAGAAAGATTAAGATGAAAGCACCAATGTATTTGTTAGACAAAGGAATTCTATACAGAAAGTCTTTTCTGGGACCTCGTTTGCGATGTCTTAATCCAATTCAAGCAGAATCGATCATACGGGAAGTGCACAAGGGAATGTGCGCTTTGCACTCGAGACACAAAACAGTTGTGTCCAAAATAATGCGGCTCGGGTACTATTGGCCGTCAATGTACAGAGATGCTGCAGAAGTGATACGCAAATGTCAGTCGTGTCAGCTTCACACGCCGGTAAGCAAGGCTCTATGACATCTAATGATACCGGTCGCAtctccatggccattctgcaaatgggaagGACCATACAAGGTTATTGGCATAAGCGATACAAGGGCGTATCGACTAGCAAGTTTAGATGGAAAAGCAATCAAATGCACCTGACATGCACAAACACTGAAACGGTGCTACATATGAAAAAACTACAAAGGGATTGATCACCACAAATAACTGTTTAAAGTTTGTATTatgtaaattttttattttatattgtaaACATGACAACTAAGTGTTGGTCCAGTGATAAgtttgaaataaattgaatcatgctatttaagccaataacttgtgcATTTTTATATTTGTTGATTGCAAGCCCCTTAAGCTACACAGGGacacactccgagtctcaagtggcatagtttagtttggttactaagactatttttaatggtgacagtagtaaaacattggtttgtttcaaatgCTCGTACACTGTGCAAGATGGAGACTTGCACAGTCTATACTATAAAACacaagtttggtttacttgtttaaataacccgaacattggcgtggccggaagactcttgagtatagacattggtttATCTATAGTATGGTTAAATTACATTGGATTGTATATGCGTACATACttataaaatattttataaaagtcttgagtataaacttataagcattggtttgcttacttTTGCGTAAAACATTGGATTGTTAGCACAAGAATAAAAAGATCGTGAAAAGAttgaagggtcgctcccgtcatgaaTTCATGGCATTTATTCTAAACATGAGTTATTAAATGCATAAAATTGTAACGAATCATTATAACCGCCATAGTGATTTCATAAAAACACAATAAATGCCCTTTAACCAAAAGAGATATCGAATTATATTCAATCAAAGCTAACAAATTACAGTTAGAAGATATAAAGTCAACCGCTTAGCATAAAAGCGGGACATGtaccaaaatttgacctaatatacgataatataaaaagtaaaaaaGGGGGTGGCCTTGGCTGGAACgtttgccctacactaaggagagtaTGCCATCCTTGCACGCTGCGATCAGATGCATACCCTGCTTTAaacatataataaaaatataatatagggatgcgaaacctccaAGATTGCAAGGCCCATCCCGCACTAGCAAAAAACGCCACCCAAACATGGATAAATAATATCCATCCTGGGTAGCATAACAAACCCAGACGAGTTTTCATTGATTATCTCCTGTGCGGAGATGGTAGGATCATTGATGAGAAATTGTAGACGGGGATCGGAATTTGTTGAAGTCGGGTACAAGCTTCTTCACATTTTTCTTTGGCTCCATAAGAGAGTAGCTCAGCAACATTCCAGAACAGGGTTCGGTCATACGCACGTGCGGCAACCATGGCTGCACCAAATTACTGCTCGACGATTTTGCAGTCGAGAGCATGCTGGACAATGTTCGGTAAACCCTTTTGAAGAATGTCATATTCCACCTTTATAGCATCGTGTTTCGTGCCCCATGACTCCTGGGACGTAATCCAGTCACTGAAGCATTCATTTAAAAACATGACATGGCCCTCTGCTTCCTTCAGTTTTGCAGACAAGGACGAAACCTCAGACTCCAAAAACTTTTTTTCAGTAACATGATGATCCTCCTCTTGCTGCCTTTTAAACATCAGAACATTGATCCGCTCTTCTGCCTGCACGTGCGCGGTTACTGCAGCCGCAAGTTGGGCAGTTAGCTTTGCATTATCCTCTTGCAAGACATTTATCTTGGACGTCTATGTTGATGAGGGTGGTGGTGGATGAGCAAGTGTAGCAGATTTAAGTTGTAAACGATTCAGATCCTTGGAAAAGTTAAACAGAGTCGATTGCGTGTCCATGTAAAGTTCTTCGGAAGGTGAAAGCGAGGAAAATTTCTGCATTAGCTGATGAGGGGCACATGATTGTAAAAAAGAGAAATATTGTGCAAAAACTAGAAGAGGAACCTTCAAGAACTCATTTGCGTTCGGAATCAGTAAGGACGAATCATTAGGATTCAGACATACATGCTTGGAGTGATTGGATACACCACTTGGACCTGAAAATACGATAAACATGGCGTATAAAAACTTAAAGTCAATATTCAATAAATAGTCAGACTGTTGAAAGTAATACCTTCATCATGTGACCTTTTGTGGTTACCCAAGATTCTGGCATCAGGATTTTGGTATAGTGAAGGTATTGTATCTGAGTGACTGATCGGCGAACGAGAATGGTTACCGGAGTCGGTGGTAGGAATGAGTGCGTAAGATTCCAACTTCATCTACAATGTCAGAATCAGAACAACACATGAATGATACATAAAAAATGTAACTAGGGTTACATAGCATAATGCAGAGTATGAGAGTATGAAATATACCTTTTTTGATCAAGAACAGGTCTTCACAGAGAAGATGAAAAGGGTTGAATGGTTTAAAAGGGAAAATATTGTGAGATACGAAAAAGCCAGTATCCCATTTATAGAAAAAATATGGGAGTCAAAAAGTAACAAGAGTATAATAATAgccgtacacgtgtatcaatcttAAGCTAAACACTTTGTTAAGATGTCCGGTGCACGTTGGCATCATCAGGcggttgcataattacaatcattaccttttcATAAAACAGTGATagttgtcacctcgggtgcaggaaATGCAGTCGAAAAGACAGGTTGgtgactgcacgcatacattgcatttaatgctaatacagtATCCGGTTACACATATATACTTAAATAATCTTATGCACTATCCGGTTATATTTGGAATCCAACTAGGATTTTTTAGCAAAATCATTAAGCATGCTAATTTGGATCAAGGGTGTTGTTATGGTTCATTATGAGTACATTTTATTACTAGTTCGACGTCATACACTAattttcattgtatataacatTGAACtgaggggacttaatgatacgcatattcgcaagactatgcggattacgcatccaaagCCCTAAACCGCACGCAAAACTGTCATGTCAGagatatggcacgggtatagccgtactctatgcgcctataccatctgatgcgagtt
This genomic window from Rutidosis leptorrhynchoides isolate AG116_Rl617_1_P2 chromosome 2, CSIRO_AGI_Rlap_v1, whole genome shotgun sequence contains:
- the LOC139888536 gene encoding uncharacterized protein, producing MTSIVEFLNKGTLPIDSIEARKIKMKAPMYLLDKGILYRKSFLGPRLRCLNPIQAESIIREVHKGMCALHSRHKTVVSKIMRLGYYWPSMYRDAAEVIRKCQSCQLHTPVSKAL